The Streptomyces sp. HUAS MG91 sequence GTGCTATCTCGGCGGGGCCTGGGCGCTGACGGGGCAGAGCGTCGGCGGGCGGATGATGGGGGTGCGGGTCGGTGACCGGTCCGGGCGGCGCCTCGGACTGCCCCGGGCCCTGCTCAGGGCCGCGCTCAGCGTGTCGTTCCCGCTGGGGCTGCTGTGGATCCCGTTCAGCCGGCGCCGGGCCGCCGTGCCGGACCTCGTGGTCCGGGCCGCCGTGCGCTACGACGGGCGCTGACCCGGCCCGTGGGGGAGCCGGGCCGCCGCGGCGAGCCCGCCGAGCCCGGCCACGGCGAGCACGACGAGCGCCGTCGCGTACGGGCCCACGGCCGGATCGGCGACCAGGATGGTGCCCGCGACCGCCGTGCCCACGGACGAGCCCAGGTTGGACACACTGCGGGAGAGCCCGGAGATCTCGCCCTGCAGATCCTCGGGGAAACTGGACTGCACGATGTTGACCGACGGGGTGAGCATCACCCCGAGCCCCAGCCCGATCAGCAGCAGCCCCGGGGTGAACAGCCAGACGTCCGGCGACCCGTGGGCGAGACCGATCAGCACACCGATGCCGCAGACCGTGGTGACGAACCCGGCCATCA is a genomic window containing:
- a CDS encoding RDD family protein codes for the protein MSEGEVAGLVTRGVAGLLDVSLVALTGLVVQLGAGCARLLLVGPPLRVPHWDGRLAGAIAWTFAVCYLGGAWALTGQSVGGRMMGVRVGDRSGRRLGLPRALLRAALSVSFPLGLLWIPFSRRRAAVPDLVVRAAVRYDGR